Proteins encoded by one window of bacterium:
- a CDS encoding gliding motility-associated lipoprotein GldK has translation MDHPVRTDPSREQTATARLDGMVWIPGGTFLMGSDRHYPEERPAHRVSVDGFWMDAHAVTNDEFARFVAATGYVTLAERTPDPADYPGAKPELLVPGSAVFRKPAHRVDLRDPYQWWAYVPGANWRHPFGPDSSIEGLGDHPVVHVAYEDALAYARWAGKDLPTEAEWEFAARGGLDGATYAWGDEFLPGGRFMANTWQGEFPIQNLALDGFEWTAPVGSFPPNGYGLYDMIGNVWEWTRDEYREYGAAVRPCCASTKPRGGERGASDDPRTPGSRIPRKVIKGGSYLCAPNYCRRYRPAARLAQPVDTSTCHLGFRCVVRP, from the coding sequence ATGGATCATCCGGTTCGCACCGATCCCTCGCGTGAGCAGACCGCAACGGCACGGCTCGACGGAATGGTCTGGATCCCGGGCGGCACGTTCCTCATGGGCTCCGACAGACACTACCCCGAGGAGCGGCCGGCCCACCGCGTGAGCGTGGACGGCTTCTGGATGGATGCTCACGCCGTGACGAACGACGAGTTCGCACGCTTCGTGGCGGCGACCGGCTACGTCACCTTGGCCGAGCGCACGCCGGACCCCGCGGACTATCCGGGCGCCAAACCGGAGCTGCTGGTGCCTGGATCCGCCGTGTTCCGCAAGCCGGCGCACCGCGTGGACCTGCGCGACCCGTACCAGTGGTGGGCGTACGTCCCGGGCGCGAACTGGCGGCACCCGTTCGGCCCGGACAGCTCGATCGAAGGTCTCGGCGACCATCCCGTCGTGCACGTCGCCTACGAAGACGCGCTGGCGTACGCGCGCTGGGCCGGCAAGGACCTGCCCACCGAGGCCGAATGGGAGTTCGCCGCGCGCGGCGGGCTCGACGGCGCGACCTACGCCTGGGGCGACGAGTTCCTCCCGGGCGGGCGCTTCATGGCGAACACGTGGCAGGGCGAGTTCCCGATCCAGAACCTCGCCCTGGACGGCTTCGAGTGGACCGCGCCCGTCGGCTCGTTCCCGCCCAACGGGTACGGGCTCTACGACATGATCGGCAACGTCTGGGAGTGGACGCGCGACGAGTACCGGGAGTACGGCGCGGCCGTCCGCCCCTGCTGTGCGAGCACGAAGCCGCGCGGTGGAGAACGGGGCGCGAGCGACGACCCGCGCACGCCGGGCAGCCGCATCCCCCGCAAGGTGATCAAGGGCGGCTCCTACCTGTGCGCGCCGAACTACTGCCGGCGGTACCGTCCCGCCGCCCGCCTGGCGCAGCCCGTGGACACCTCGACGTGCCACCTCGGGTTCCGGTGCGTCGTCCGGCCGTGA
- a CDS encoding tryptophan-rich sensory protein, translating to MTERGSNGIGAGKALAGVSAAVLGTAVAGNMLTRGKPKTMRWYRRLDKPGFMPPRAVFPMVWTALYALMAASAWRVARQPSSPERNRALGLWLVQLALNAAWTPLFFGARRPGAALVDIGLLLPAIGMYTAASARVDKPAAWMMAPYLAWVGFASALNAEIVRRNS from the coding sequence ATGACGGAACGGGGATCGAACGGGATCGGCGCCGGCAAGGCGCTCGCCGGCGTGTCGGCAGCGGTGCTCGGGACGGCGGTGGCCGGCAACATGCTCACCCGTGGCAAGCCGAAGACCATGCGCTGGTACCGGCGGCTGGACAAACCGGGCTTCATGCCTCCGCGCGCGGTCTTCCCGATGGTCTGGACGGCGCTGTACGCGCTGATGGCGGCCTCCGCGTGGCGCGTGGCGCGGCAGCCGTCGTCGCCGGAGCGCAACCGCGCGCTCGGGCTGTGGCTGGTGCAACTGGCGCTGAACGCGGCCTGGACGCCGCTGTTCTTCGGCGCGCGCCGGCCCGGCGCGGCGCTGGTGGACATCGGGCTGCTGCTCCCCGCGATCGGCATGTACACGGCGGCGAGCGCGCGGGTCGACAAGCCCGCCGCCTGGATGATGGCGCCGTACCTCGCGTGGGTCGGCTTCGCCTCGGCCCTCAACGCGGAGATCGTCCGGCGCAACTCGTGA
- a CDS encoding formamidase, producing MPETLIPVDLTKAPADQPVPLHNRWHPEIPPVVSVRPGAVFRVECLDWTGGQIGNNDSANDVRDVDLLQVHYLSGPIRVEGAEPGDLLVVDILDIGPLPGAQWGFNGIFARENGGGFLTDYFPEARKAIFEFEGIYARSRHLPGVRFAGIPHPGLIGTAPSQQLLDRWNRRERELIARDPERVPPLALPPDPASALLGQVKGAAFDRIAREAARTVPGRENGGNCDIKNLSRGSRIYLPVFVPGANLSLGDLHFSQGDGEITFCGAIEMAGFVDLHVDVIKGGMNKYPNANPIFEPGPVEPRYTRYLVFEGISVTENDQQTYLDAHVAYRRACLNAIDYLQQFGYTAEQAYMILGTAPVEGRISGIVDIPNAVCTLYVPMEIFEFDIRPSADGPRVEDRGQLAATT from the coding sequence ATGCCCGAGACGCTCATCCCCGTCGACCTGACCAAAGCCCCCGCAGACCAGCCCGTCCCGCTCCACAACCGCTGGCACCCGGAGATCCCGCCCGTCGTCTCCGTGCGACCCGGCGCGGTGTTCCGCGTCGAGTGCCTGGATTGGACCGGCGGGCAGATCGGCAACAACGACAGCGCGAACGACGTCCGCGACGTCGACCTGCTCCAGGTCCACTACCTCAGCGGCCCGATCCGCGTCGAGGGCGCCGAGCCGGGCGACCTGCTCGTCGTCGACATCCTGGACATCGGCCCGCTGCCCGGCGCGCAATGGGGGTTCAACGGCATCTTCGCGCGAGAGAACGGCGGCGGCTTCCTGACCGACTACTTCCCCGAAGCGCGCAAGGCGATCTTCGAGTTCGAGGGCATCTACGCACGCTCGCGCCACCTCCCGGGCGTGCGCTTCGCGGGCATCCCGCACCCGGGGCTGATCGGCACCGCGCCGTCCCAGCAGTTGCTGGACCGCTGGAACCGGCGCGAACGCGAGCTGATCGCCCGCGACCCGGAACGCGTGCCCCCGCTCGCGCTGCCGCCCGACCCGGCGTCCGCACTCCTCGGCCAGGTCAAGGGCGCGGCGTTCGACCGGATCGCCCGCGAAGCGGCGCGCACCGTGCCGGGCCGCGAGAACGGCGGCAACTGCGACATCAAGAACCTCTCGCGCGGCTCCCGCATCTACCTCCCCGTCTTCGTCCCCGGCGCCAACCTCTCCCTGGGCGACCTGCACTTCTCGCAGGGCGACGGCGAGATCACGTTCTGCGGCGCGATCGAGATGGCGGGGTTCGTGGACCTGCACGTGGACGTGATCAAGGGCGGGATGAACAAGTACCCCAACGCGAACCCGATCTTCGAGCCCGGGCCCGTGGAGCCGCGCTACACCCGGTACCTGGTCTTCGAGGGGATCTCGGTGACGGAGAACGACCAGCAGACCTACCTGGATGCGCACGTCGCCTACCGGCGCGCGTGCCTCAACGCCATCGACTACCTGCAGCAGTTCGGCTACACCGCCGAGCAGGCGTACATGATCCTCGGCACCGCGCCGGTGGAGGGGCGCATCAGCGGGATCGTGGACATTCCCAACGCGGTCTGCACGCTCTACGTGCCGATGGAGATCTTCGAGTTCGACATCCGCCCGTCCGCGGACGGGCCGCGGGTCGAGGACCGCGGTCAGCTCGCGGCGACGACGTAG
- a CDS encoding acetyltransferase, giving the protein MEFHPVDPDSPSYRFMGFVRFFEAAGFREVGRAGSRRHVMRLDLT; this is encoded by the coding sequence ATCGAGTTCCACCCCGTGGATCCCGACTCGCCGAGCTACCGGTTCATGGGCTTCGTCCGGTTCTTCGAGGCGGCCGGGTTCCGCGAGGTGGGGCGTGCGGGCAGCCGACGGCACGTGATGCGGCTGGATCTCACGTGA
- a CDS encoding glutamine--tRNA ligase (catalyzes a two-step reaction, first charging a glutamine molecule by linking its carboxyl group to the alpha-phosphate of ATP, followed by transfer of the aminoacyl-adenylate to its tRNA; in Deinococcus the extra C-terminal extension of YqeY domain enhances affinity for tRNA-Gln): MSDSTTTAPAGRAAGQDFIRAIVAEDVRKGTHGGRVVTRFPPEPNGYLHIGHAKSITLNFGIAQEFGGVCHLRFDDTNPETENAEYVEAIIRDVKWLGWDWGEHLYFASDYFEKFYEIAEALIRKGKAYVDSQTEEEIREQRGTITEPGRPSPYRDRSVEENLDLFRRMRAGEFPDGSHVLRAKIDMASPNMLLRDPVLYRIRHAPHYRTGDKWCIYPMYDFAHPLEDAIEGVTHSICTLEFETNRALYDWVVENADLGTRPRQYEFARLNLDYTVMSKRKLLQLVEGGYVNGWDDPRLPTIAGLRRRGVTPEAIRAFCEMIGVTKADSRVDIGKLEYAIRADLNTRAPRVLCVLDPLRVVITNWPAGQVEMLDAPYWPHDVPKEGSRPLPFSGELLIERSDFAEDPPPGWHRLAPGREVRLRYGYIIRCDEVVKDERGEVVELRCSYDPATRGGATPDGRVVKGTIHWVSAAHAVPCEVRLYDRLFTVPDPEAAAGEDGDFTEFLNPQSLVVVKDARIEPSVRDAAPGTHFQFERLGYFFTDPVDSAPGALVFNRVVTLRDTWAKKAGAQAGAGAKAEETAGSSHARAARRGATAAPRAESATRAAPSPRPRPGPAAAASADSALVRRLAERYGLGEEEAELLARDPAAAELFESAVAEGGVSARAVANWVIHELPRERAGRAIPELPFGAKELAGLVRLVEQGRVSSTAARQVLAELAARGGDPERIVEEKGLAQISDAAELERVVRDVLAANAAKVAEYRAGKTGLLGFFMGQVMGRTRGRANPEKAKEILVRELGG; the protein is encoded by the coding sequence ATGAGCGATAGCACGACAACCGCCCCGGCAGGGCGGGCCGCAGGTCAGGACTTCATCCGCGCCATCGTCGCCGAGGACGTGCGGAAGGGCACGCACGGCGGGCGGGTCGTCACACGCTTCCCGCCCGAGCCGAACGGTTACCTGCACATCGGGCACGCCAAGTCCATCACGCTGAACTTCGGCATCGCACAGGAGTTCGGCGGCGTGTGCCACCTCCGCTTCGATGACACGAACCCGGAGACGGAGAACGCCGAGTACGTCGAGGCGATCATCCGGGACGTGAAGTGGCTCGGCTGGGACTGGGGCGAGCACCTCTACTTCGCGTCGGACTACTTCGAGAAGTTCTACGAGATCGCGGAGGCGCTGATCCGCAAGGGCAAGGCCTACGTGGACAGCCAGACCGAGGAAGAGATCCGCGAGCAGCGCGGCACGATCACGGAGCCGGGCCGCCCGAGTCCGTACCGCGACCGCAGCGTCGAGGAGAACCTGGACCTGTTCCGCCGGATGCGTGCGGGCGAGTTCCCGGACGGCTCGCACGTGCTGCGCGCGAAGATCGACATGGCGTCGCCCAACATGCTTCTGCGTGACCCGGTCCTGTATCGCATCCGTCACGCGCCGCATTACCGCACGGGCGACAAGTGGTGCATCTACCCGATGTACGACTTCGCGCACCCGCTCGAGGACGCGATCGAGGGCGTCACGCACTCGATCTGCACGCTCGAGTTCGAGACGAACCGCGCGCTGTACGACTGGGTCGTCGAGAACGCGGACCTCGGCACGCGGCCGAGGCAGTACGAGTTCGCGCGGCTGAACCTCGATTACACGGTGATGAGCAAGCGCAAGCTGCTCCAGCTCGTCGAGGGCGGCTACGTGAACGGCTGGGACGACCCACGCCTGCCGACGATCGCGGGTCTGCGGCGGCGCGGCGTCACGCCCGAGGCGATCCGCGCCTTCTGCGAGATGATCGGTGTCACGAAGGCGGACAGCCGGGTGGACATCGGCAAGCTCGAGTACGCGATCCGGGCGGACCTGAACACACGGGCGCCGCGGGTGCTGTGCGTGCTCGATCCGTTGCGCGTGGTGATCACGAACTGGCCGGCGGGCCAGGTCGAGATGCTGGACGCGCCGTACTGGCCGCACGACGTGCCGAAGGAGGGCTCGCGTCCGCTGCCGTTCTCCGGCGAGCTGCTGATCGAGCGCAGCGACTTCGCCGAGGACCCGCCGCCGGGCTGGCACCGGCTCGCGCCGGGCCGCGAGGTGCGGCTGCGCTACGGCTACATCATCCGTTGCGACGAAGTGGTGAAGGACGAGCGCGGCGAGGTGGTGGAGCTGCGGTGCAGCTACGATCCCGCGACGCGCGGCGGCGCCACGCCGGACGGCCGTGTGGTGAAGGGCACGATCCACTGGGTCTCGGCCGCGCATGCGGTCCCGTGCGAGGTGCGGCTCTACGACCGGCTGTTCACCGTTCCGGACCCGGAGGCCGCGGCCGGCGAGGATGGGGACTTCACGGAGTTCCTGAACCCGCAGTCGCTGGTCGTGGTGAAGGATGCGCGCATCGAGCCGTCGGTTCGGGACGCGGCGCCCGGCACACACTTCCAGTTCGAGCGGCTGGGCTACTTCTTCACGGACCCGGTGGATTCAGCACCCGGCGCGCTCGTGTTCAACCGGGTGGTGACGCTGCGCGATACGTGGGCGAAGAAGGCAGGGGCCCAGGCAGGGGCCGGCGCGAAGGCGGAGGAGACCGCGGGTTCCTCGCACGCCCGTGCTGCGCGCCGGGGGGCGACGGCGGCGCCGCGCGCCGAAAGTGCGACGCGCGCGGCTCCTAGCCCGCGCCCACGCCCTGGCCCCGCGGCTGCCGCCTCCGCGGACAGCGCCCTCGTCCGCCGCCTCGCCGAGCGGTACGGCCTGGGCGAGGAAGAGGCGGAGCTCCTTGCCCGCGACCCCGCGGCTGCGGAGCTGTTCGAGAGCGCGGTGGCGGAGGGCGGCGTGTCGGCCCGTGCGGTGGCCAACTGGGTGATCCACGAGCTGCCGCGGGAGCGCGCGGGCCGCGCCATCCCGGAGCTGCCGTTCGGCGCGAAGGAGCTGGCCGGGCTGGTCCGGCTCGTGGAGCAGGGGCGTGTGTCCAGCACCGCCGCGCGGCAGGTGCTCGCGGAGCTGGCCGCGCGCGGCGGTGATCCGGAGCGCATCGTGGAGGAGAAGGGGCTCGCGCAGATCAGCGACGCGGCAGAGCTCGAGCGCGTCGTGCGGGACGTGCTCGCGGCGAACGCCGCGAAGGTCGCGGAGTACCGCGCCGGGAAGACCGGCCTGCTCGGCTTCTTCATGGGCCAGGTCATGGGGCGCACACGGGGGCGCGCCAACCCGGAGAAGGCGAAGGAGATCCTGGTCCGAGAGCTGGGCGGATAG
- a CDS encoding glutamine synthetase type III, whose amino-acid sequence MPTRTSRFDTLAAAKSWTQTPLNGTLQQALQPKRAPRPFDIEKIFGENTFSLAEMKSRLPKPIYEALVETIENGRELDPRVADAVAIAMKEWATEKGATHFTHWFQPLTGLTAEKHDSFITPNAGGGAVAEFSGKDLIRGEPDASSFPSGGLRATFEARGYTAWDPTSPAFIMETAGGSYLAIPTAFTSWTGDALDQKIPLLRSMHALDVQARRALKLFGVDAGPVRATLGPEQEFFLVDQEFYYRRPDLVTTGRTLFGAKPPRGQELEDHYFGAIPDRVLAFMMELERELYRLGVPVKTRHNEVAPGQYEMAPIYENANLAADHQQLTMLLMQRIARKYGLVALLHEKPFQGVNGSGKHLNWSFGTATHNLLDPGNDPDENLQFLFFCSAVLRAVERHQDLVRASVAYAGNDHRLGANEAPPAIISVFLGDELTEIFERLGNGTRGKSSRRGGLLGLGVPVLPHIPLHSGDRNRTSPFAFTGNKFEFRALGASQSISFPATVLNTIVAESIDELATMLEQEMEGGKSLDVALSAVLAREIPKFKRIIFNGDNYSPEWRAEAERRGLLNLSNALDAICRLTDEKNAALFEKYGVLTRRELKSREEIAVDQYFKTINIEGETAADIARTMILPAAVHYMNDLLAAATRARELGIDARGVAATLHEVSELVDDLREVLDELVRQNAELGGDDVYSKAQHMRDNIIPAMNAVRAVVDKLERVLPDDLWPLPRYREMLFVK is encoded by the coding sequence ATGCCCACGCGTACTTCGCGGTTCGACACGTTGGCGGCAGCCAAGTCCTGGACGCAGACCCCCCTCAACGGCACCCTCCAGCAGGCGCTCCAGCCCAAGCGGGCGCCCCGGCCGTTCGACATCGAGAAGATCTTCGGCGAGAACACGTTCAGTCTCGCGGAGATGAAGTCGCGCCTGCCGAAGCCGATCTACGAGGCGCTGGTGGAGACGATCGAGAACGGCCGCGAGCTGGACCCGCGGGTGGCGGACGCGGTCGCGATCGCCATGAAGGAGTGGGCGACGGAGAAGGGGGCGACGCATTTCACCCACTGGTTCCAGCCGCTGACGGGGCTGACGGCGGAGAAGCACGACTCGTTCATCACGCCGAACGCGGGCGGCGGCGCGGTCGCGGAGTTCAGCGGCAAGGACCTGATCCGGGGTGAGCCGGACGCATCGTCGTTCCCGTCGGGCGGGCTGCGGGCGACGTTCGAGGCGCGGGGCTACACGGCGTGGGACCCGACGTCGCCGGCGTTCATCATGGAGACGGCGGGCGGGTCCTACCTGGCGATCCCGACGGCGTTCACCTCGTGGACCGGGGATGCGCTGGACCAGAAGATCCCGCTCCTGCGGTCGATGCACGCGCTGGACGTGCAGGCGCGGCGCGCGCTGAAGCTGTTCGGCGTGGACGCCGGTCCGGTGCGGGCGACGCTGGGGCCGGAGCAGGAGTTCTTCCTGGTGGACCAGGAGTTCTACTACCGGCGTCCGGACCTGGTGACGACCGGCCGCACGCTGTTCGGCGCGAAGCCGCCGCGGGGCCAGGAGCTGGAGGACCACTACTTCGGCGCGATCCCGGACCGCGTGCTCGCCTTCATGATGGAGCTGGAGCGCGAGCTCTACCGTCTGGGCGTGCCGGTGAAGACGCGGCACAACGAGGTGGCGCCGGGTCAGTACGAGATGGCGCCGATCTACGAGAACGCGAACCTGGCGGCGGACCACCAGCAGCTCACGATGCTGCTGATGCAGCGGATCGCGCGGAAGTACGGGCTGGTGGCGCTGCTGCACGAGAAGCCGTTCCAGGGCGTGAACGGCAGCGGCAAGCACCTAAACTGGTCGTTCGGCACGGCGACGCACAACCTGCTGGACCCCGGCAACGATCCGGACGAGAACCTGCAGTTCCTGTTCTTCTGCTCGGCGGTGCTGCGCGCGGTGGAGCGGCACCAGGACCTGGTGCGCGCGAGCGTCGCCTACGCGGGCAACGACCACCGGCTCGGCGCGAACGAGGCGCCGCCGGCGATCATCTCGGTGTTCCTGGGTGATGAGCTGACCGAGATCTTCGAGCGGCTGGGGAACGGGACGAGGGGCAAGTCCTCGCGGAGGGGCGGGCTGCTCGGCCTCGGCGTGCCCGTGCTGCCGCACATCCCGCTGCACTCGGGCGACCGCAACCGGACGTCGCCGTTCGCGTTCACGGGCAACAAGTTCGAGTTCCGGGCGCTCGGCGCGTCGCAGTCCATCTCGTTCCCGGCGACGGTGCTCAACACGATCGTCGCCGAGTCGATCGACGAGCTGGCGACGATGCTCGAGCAGGAGATGGAGGGCGGCAAGTCCCTCGACGTGGCGCTGAGCGCGGTGCTGGCCCGCGAGATCCCGAAGTTCAAGCGCATCATCTTCAACGGCGACAACTACTCGCCGGAGTGGCGGGCCGAGGCCGAGCGGCGTGGCCTGCTGAACCTGAGCAACGCGCTGGATGCGATCTGCCGGCTGACGGACGAGAAGAACGCCGCGCTGTTCGAGAAGTACGGCGTGCTGACGCGCCGCGAGCTCAAGTCGCGGGAGGAGATCGCCGTCGACCAGTACTTCAAGACGATCAACATCGAGGGCGAGACGGCCGCGGACATCGCCCGCACGATGATCCTGCCGGCGGCGGTGCACTACATGAACGACCTGCTGGCCGCGGCCACTCGCGCGCGCGAGCTGGGGATCGATGCCAGGGGCGTTGCCGCGACGCTCCATGAAGTGAGCGAGCTGGTCGACGACCTTCGCGAGGTGCTCGACGAGCTGGTCCGTCAGAACGCCGAGCTCGGCGGCGACGACGTGTACTCCAAGGCGCAGCACATGCGGGACAACATCATCCCGGCGATGAACGCGGTGCGGGCGGTGGTGGACAAGCTGGAGCGCGTGCTGCCGGACGACCTGTGGCCGCTGCCGCGGTACCGGGAGATGCTGTTCGTGAAGTAG
- a CDS encoding ABC transporter substrate-binding protein, whose translation MDRRAFVKQAALGAAGAGALGALGACGNAGTAGGGAEAGQVTVDGPEITWRVASSFPRSLDIIFGAAEALAQRVRDLTGGRFNLRIYPAGELVPGLQVMDAVQNGTVQAGHTAGYYYTGKHPALALDTGVPFGLTARQQNAWLYEAGGLDLVRSVYADFGIINFPCGNTGVQMGGWFRRPLGSLSDLRGLRMRIPGIGGEVMSRLGVSVQLLAGGEIYLALERGAIDATEWVGAYDDEKLGFHRIARYYYYPGWQEPGVTLSLLVNRRAWDELPDLYKRVLETACRATNEDMLIRYDAANPSALQRLINEHGVQVLPFPQDILRAAWRESNAYLEEVAASNAEFARVYTPWKRFRAEAFRYFAGNEQSYMTFAFAEGLS comes from the coding sequence GTGGATCGACGCGCGTTCGTGAAGCAGGCCGCGCTGGGCGCGGCGGGAGCCGGGGCGCTGGGCGCCCTCGGCGCGTGCGGCAACGCGGGGACCGCGGGCGGCGGGGCGGAGGCCGGCCAGGTCACGGTGGACGGCCCGGAGATCACGTGGCGGGTCGCATCCAGCTTCCCCCGCTCGCTGGACATCATCTTCGGCGCGGCGGAAGCGCTGGCGCAGCGGGTGCGGGACCTGACCGGAGGCCGGTTCAACCTCCGCATCTATCCGGCGGGCGAGCTGGTGCCGGGGCTCCAGGTCATGGACGCGGTCCAGAACGGCACCGTGCAGGCCGGCCATACGGCGGGCTACTACTACACGGGCAAGCACCCGGCGCTGGCGCTGGACACGGGCGTGCCGTTCGGCCTCACGGCGCGGCAGCAGAACGCGTGGCTGTACGAAGCGGGCGGCCTCGACCTGGTGCGTAGCGTGTACGCCGACTTCGGCATCATCAACTTCCCGTGCGGCAACACCGGCGTGCAGATGGGCGGCTGGTTCCGCCGGCCGCTCGGCTCGCTGAGCGACCTGCGCGGGCTGCGCATGCGCATCCCCGGCATCGGCGGCGAGGTGATGAGTCGCCTGGGTGTGTCGGTCCAGCTCCTGGCGGGCGGCGAGATCTACCTCGCCCTCGAGCGCGGCGCGATCGACGCGACCGAGTGGGTCGGCGCGTACGACGACGAGAAGCTCGGCTTCCACCGGATCGCGCGGTACTACTACTACCCCGGCTGGCAGGAGCCCGGCGTCACCCTGTCGCTGCTCGTCAACCGCCGGGCGTGGGACGAGCTGCCCGACCTGTACAAGCGAGTGCTGGAGACCGCCTGCCGCGCCACGAACGAGGACATGCTGATCCGCTACGACGCCGCGAACCCGTCCGCGCTCCAGCGCCTGATCAACGAGCACGGCGTGCAGGTCCTCCCCTTCCCGCAGGACATCCTGCGCGCCGCGTGGCGCGAGTCCAATGCGTACCTCGAGGAGGTGGCGGCCTCCAACGCCGAGTTCGCCCGCGTCTACACCCCATGGAAGCGGTTCCGGGCTGAGGCGTTCCGTTACTTCGCGGGCAACGAGCAGAGCTACATGACCTTCGCGTTCGCGGAGGGCCTGAGCTGA
- a CDS encoding C4-dicarboxylate ABC transporter — protein MEGVWGPAMFVAVLVLIFSGFPVAFALAGTALIFALLGSLAGQFDWVLLRALPDRIFGTMSNYTLLAVPFFIFMGAILEKSRLAERLLETIGILFGRYRGGLGFGVVLVGALLAAATGVVGASVTAMGLISLPVMLRYGYQRELSLGVIAAAGTLGQIIPPSVVLIVLGDQLGVSVGALFRRALVPGLVLTGLYALYILAVAVARPRAVPALPPEARALGAGALARRVAGSMLPALVLILVVLGSIFAGVATPTEAGALGAVGATVLAAMHRSVDRAGLVAATNETARLTIMVVFLLIGSTAFALVFRGLGGDLWIEGVLTNLPGGAIGFLVVVNLIVFALGCFLDFFEIAFIVVPLIAAPAALLGIDLVWLGVLLGMNLQTSFLTPPFGFSLFYLRGVTPGHIPTAAIYRGVIPFIIIQAAVVIAMIALR, from the coding sequence ATGGAGGGGGTGTGGGGGCCGGCCATGTTCGTGGCCGTGCTGGTGCTGATCTTCAGCGGCTTCCCGGTCGCGTTCGCGCTGGCGGGCACGGCGCTGATCTTCGCCCTGCTGGGCTCGCTCGCCGGCCAGTTCGACTGGGTGCTGCTCCGCGCGCTGCCGGACCGGATCTTCGGCACCATGTCGAACTACACGCTGCTGGCCGTGCCGTTCTTCATCTTCATGGGCGCGATCCTGGAGAAGTCGCGGCTGGCGGAGCGGCTGCTGGAGACGATCGGGATCCTGTTCGGCCGTTACCGCGGCGGGCTGGGATTTGGCGTGGTGCTCGTGGGCGCGCTGCTGGCCGCGGCGACGGGGGTGGTGGGTGCGTCCGTCACCGCGATGGGCCTGATCTCGTTGCCCGTGATGCTGCGCTACGGCTACCAGCGCGAGCTGTCGCTGGGCGTGATCGCCGCCGCGGGCACGCTGGGGCAGATCATTCCGCCCAGCGTGGTGCTGATCGTGCTGGGCGACCAGCTCGGCGTCTCGGTCGGCGCGCTGTTCCGGCGTGCGCTCGTGCCGGGTCTCGTGCTCACGGGGCTGTACGCGCTGTACATCCTCGCCGTGGCGGTGGCGCGGCCACGGGCGGTGCCGGCGCTGCCCCCCGAGGCGCGGGCACTGGGCGCCGGCGCGCTCGCCCGCCGCGTCGCGGGCTCGATGCTCCCGGCGCTGGTGCTGATCCTCGTGGTGCTGGGCAGCATCTTCGCCGGCGTCGCGACGCCGACAGAGGCGGGCGCGTTGGGCGCGGTGGGCGCCACGGTCCTCGCCGCGATGCACCGCTCGGTGGACCGGGCCGGGCTCGTCGCCGCCACCAACGAGACGGCGCGGCTGACCATCATGGTCGTGTTCCTGCTGATCGGCTCGACGGCGTTCGCGCTCGTGTTCCGCGGGCTGGGGGGCGACCTGTGGATCGAGGGGGTGCTGACCAACCTGCCGGGCGGCGCGATCGGGTTCCTGGTCGTGGTGAACCTGATCGTCTTCGCGCTCGGCTGCTTCCTGGACTTCTTCGAGATCGCGTTCATCGTCGTGCCGCTCATCGCGGCGCCCGCCGCGCTGCTCGGCATCGACCTGGTCTGGCTCGGCGTGCTGCTCGGGATGAACCTCCAGACGTCGTTCCTCACGCCGCCGTTCGGCTTCTCGCTCTTCTACCTGCGCGGCGTGACGCCGGGGCACATCCCGACCGCCGCGATCTACCGCGGCGTCATCCCGTTCATCATCATCCAGGCGGCCGTCGTGATCGCGATGATCGCGTTGCGGTGA
- a CDS encoding C4-dicarboxylate ABC transporter substrate-binding protein: MRHWLRLARGIDRLNDWIYAAIRWLVLAMIAVGAYNALARYANRWTDVQLAPNALYDLQWYMFSLVFLLGAAYGLKHDVHVRVDVFYARLSPRLRAWVDLFGTALFVIPFSIVALVVSWPAVRNSWAIREASSDPGGLARYPIKTVILVCFILLLLQGVAIVIEKIALLRADQAGGRA, from the coding sequence ATGCGCCACTGGCTGCGGCTGGCCCGAGGCATCGATCGGCTGAACGACTGGATCTACGCCGCGATCCGCTGGTTGGTCCTCGCAATGATCGCGGTGGGCGCGTACAACGCGCTGGCGCGGTACGCGAACCGGTGGACGGATGTACAGCTCGCGCCGAACGCGCTGTACGACCTCCAGTGGTACATGTTCAGTCTGGTCTTCCTACTGGGCGCCGCGTACGGGCTGAAGCACGACGTGCACGTGCGTGTGGATGTGTTCTACGCCCGCCTGAGCCCGCGGCTGCGGGCGTGGGTCGACCTCTTCGGCACCGCGCTGTTCGTCATCCCGTTCTCCATCGTGGCGCTGGTCGTATCGTGGCCGGCGGTGCGGAACTCGTGGGCGATCCGGGAGGCATCGTCGGATCCGGGCGGGCTGGCGCGGTACCCGATCAAGACGGTGATCCTGGTGTGCTTCATCCTGCTGCTGCTCCAGGGCGTGGCCATCGTGATCGAGAAGATCGCGCTGCTCCGGGCGGACCAGGCGGGGGGGAGGGCATGA